The following coding sequences are from one Pseudodesulfovibrio sp. S3 window:
- a CDS encoding transporter substrate-binding domain-containing protein, with amino-acid sequence MDGNDVEMTFCNFFITALAVLALASPVQAAQYKEWPLPNTCIFGMPVSGHAVMKGNTGLITEILKAVFLPEGYELVHADLPYRRVLSELAAGNIHCTLDLKEHPREAVAAKTVIAICELSVAYVRTQSFEDMDDLTGQKVACLHGYDIQRLLPVEIKPQTVYDLTSAILMLDRGHAKFVIDDATLLKEAIQETKIPSNAFGIAPLMSLDIVPVFSPDEKGRRLRDIYDRRMQKMIASGELQRIMSENGLSKVGIQNVLKANGH; translated from the coding sequence GTGGATGGTAATGATGTTGAAATGACCTTCTGCAATTTTTTCATAACCGCCCTGGCCGTCCTGGCCCTGGCCAGCCCCGTTCAGGCCGCCCAATACAAAGAATGGCCCCTTCCGAACACATGCATTTTCGGCATGCCCGTGTCCGGCCATGCCGTGATGAAAGGAAACACCGGCCTGATCACCGAAATACTCAAGGCCGTGTTTCTCCCGGAAGGATACGAGCTCGTCCACGCGGATCTCCCGTACAGGCGCGTCCTCAGCGAGTTGGCCGCAGGCAATATCCACTGCACCCTTGACCTCAAGGAACATCCCAGGGAAGCCGTGGCAGCCAAAACCGTGATCGCCATATGCGAGCTGTCCGTAGCCTATGTGCGTACTCAAAGTTTCGAAGACATGGACGACCTGACCGGGCAAAAAGTGGCCTGCCTCCACGGGTACGACATCCAGCGGCTGTTGCCGGTGGAGATCAAACCACAGACCGTCTATGACCTGACTTCGGCCATCCTCATGCTCGACAGGGGACACGCCAAGTTCGTCATCGACGACGCCACCCTGCTCAAGGAAGCCATTCAGGAGACCAAAATCCCGTCCAACGCCTTCGGCATAGCCCCGCTCATGAGCCTGGACATCGTCCCTGTTTTTTCGCCCGATGAAAAAGGGCGCCGCCTGCGGGACATATACGACCGCAGGATGCAAAAAATGATCGCCTCCGGGGAATTGCAGCGCATCATGTCGGAAAACGGGCTGAGCAAGGTCGGCATACAAAACGTCCTCAAGGCCAACGGCCACTGA
- a CDS encoding methyltransferase domain-containing protein — translation MPEYAKTASLYDPLIGPALSPIHKAMVDILTLHAPDNLLDLCCGTGLLAGQAARSGITTLGVDISPHMLRVARNKRPTAAFLRADAAALPLPDNAFDAAAISFALHEKPMATARAILTEMRRVVRKDGQIIVADYQWPAPGKGFFTGKVISLIERLAGQEHHACFRQYMEEGGAVPLLSRAGLTGKCVRRFMHGWVGLYVVA, via the coding sequence ATGCCGGAATACGCAAAGACCGCATCCCTGTATGATCCCCTGATCGGGCCGGCACTGAGTCCCATCCACAAGGCCATGGTGGATATCCTGACCCTGCATGCCCCGGACAACCTGCTCGACCTTTGCTGCGGAACCGGACTGCTGGCCGGGCAGGCCGCCCGATCCGGCATCACCACCCTGGGTGTGGATATTTCGCCCCACATGCTCAGGGTCGCCCGAAACAAGCGTCCGACCGCAGCGTTTCTCCGGGCGGACGCCGCTGCGCTCCCCCTGCCGGACAACGCCTTTGACGCGGCAGCGATCAGCTTCGCCCTGCACGAAAAACCCATGGCAACGGCCAGGGCCATCCTGACCGAGATGAGACGGGTGGTCCGCAAGGACGGACAGATCATCGTGGCCGACTACCAGTGGCCCGCCCCCGGAAAGGGCTTCTTCACGGGCAAGGTCATCAGCCTCATCGAACGGCTGGCCGGACAGGAACACCACGCCTGCTTCAGGCAGTACATGGAAGAAGGAGGGGCGGTTCCCCTGCTCAGCAGGGCCGGACTGACCGGCAAATGCGTGCGCCGCTTCATGCACGGATGGGTGGGGCTGTACGTCGTGGCCTGA